From the Phorcysia thermohydrogeniphila genome, the window GTCAACAAATGACGGCTTTAAGATAGCCGAGGCAGACCTCCAGTTTAGAGGGCCGGGGGAAATCTTTGGAACAAGACAGTCAGGCCTTGGGGACTTTAAAATTGCAGACCTGAGACGGGACTTTGAAATACTCAAACTGGCAAGGGAAGAAGCCCAGAAACTCGTTGAAAAAAATCCCGAGCTTAAAGGTCTTGATAACCTTAAGGAGCTCATGAAGTTTAGGTTTGGGGAAAAATTTGACCTTGTTGAAGTAGGTTAAATCCTTAGACTTTAAAGTCTATCGTAGCTCTCATCTGGAAGTGATTTTGTTCATCTACCCAAATTGGAATTTTTCCTTGAAGGCTAATGTCTTTAAATACGCAAGGTGAGGGATGGCCGTAGGTATTCTTAATTCCCGCTGTAATTATCCAGTAAGAACTTTTACATACTTTTACTAGTTCTTTTCCCTTCTCTTTCCAAGAATCGTAAGAACCGTGATGAGGAACTTGAGTAAGAAAAGGATATTTACCCTTTGATTGCAATTTTTCAACTATCTCCAGCAACTGCTCAGCATAAACATCACCAGAATATAATTGAGCTATCGTTTCAACTTCGGGAAACCTAGAAAATAAAATTCTCCATTCCGGAACTGGAGTAAAATTTAAATAACAATCATAAACTGGTTGAAGCGTAACTCCAAATTCTTCCATATTAGTTGGTGAATGATAACAAATTATTGAAGTTTCATTTCTTTTTCCTGTAGGAATATTTTCATTAATCTTCTGCTTAATTTTTTCAAACTCTATATCAAACTCTTTCCCTTTTTGTTCCTTCCCTTTTAACTGAAAACGAAGAAAGACCTTTTTACTGCCTTTTTCATTTTTCAAAATTACTGTTATCTTATATAGATTTTCATCTAAATTATCTATTATCCTATCTACATCTCTATCTACTGATTCTTTTTCTTTTATCAATTTTTTAATTTCTTCCTTAAGTTTCCTGATTTTACCCTCTATACTTCTATCCAATTTTGGATAGAAGAAAAGAAATTCCCACAACTTTCTACCAGAATCGCTGATATAGGCACTCCAAAATCCTCTCACCATATAAACATTTTCCTCCACTTTTTCTTCACTACTTAACAAACTTTTCCAAATTTCTGAAAGCTTTATTTCTTCTAAAGGTTCAACATCTTTAGCCTTTCCTTCTTGTTCTTTTTCGTTTTCCTCTTCTCTTTTTCCTTCTTCATTCCATCTTTTGCCCAAATATATCAGAAGATTAGCCTTTTTCTTTATCCACTCGTTAGTTAACAAATATTCATTTACTATTTCCACAGTCTCACTATTACCCAAACTTTCCTCTGAGTATTCTTCTAAAAGAATTAACAGCTTCTCCATCCATGTTAAATATGGAATAATAGCAACATCTATCCGACCATTCCTTTCCTTAAGCAAATAATCAAGACCTTTGTAATGGTCTTCGTGAAAATGAGAAAGAACAAATAAATCTATTAATCTTTCACCATTAGCTAGATATTCATGAACATTCCAAAAATGTCTCATTCTTCTTTCTAAAAGACGTGAATTCCACCTATTGCCACAATCGTAGATAAAACTAAAAGGAATTACTTTCTTTTCCTTTATAAAACATATATGATTTGAACAGAACAATCCTTGACCAACTGCATGGAAGGTAGTAAGAAGATTAGCTTTTACAGAAGGTTTATTTTTTGTCCCCACTTCTACCCTCCTTCCTCCTCTCCCACTTTCATAATTTTGATTGTCTTCAATGGATTATAGCAACTCATTCCTTAAGTTTACAGCCTTTGCCTATATTTAATCAAAAACTTTTTGAGGAGAGCAAAATGATAGAGAGGCTTCAGGAGTTAAGGGAGAAGGTTTCTAAGCTGAAGGAGAGATACTCCGAGATAAGGGGGTATTTTTGACATAGAGGGCATGAAGAAGAGGCTCTCTGAGATTGAAGAGGAGATGTCCTCTCCAGACTTCTGGAACGACCAAAAGAGAGCCCAGTCCATTTCAATGGAGAGGAACAGGATAGAAGGTGAACTCAATACCTTCTCAACGATAGAGCAGAAGCTTGAGGACGCTGAGGTTCTCCTTGAAATGGCCGAGGAGGAAAACGAGGAGAGCCTCCTTGATGAGGTGGAGGAGACATTAAAACAGCTCCAGAAAACCCTTGACAGCCTTGAGGTAAAAACTGTCCTTTCCGGAGAGTTTGATAAGAACAACGCCATAGTTACCATCCACGCCGGCGCAGGAGGAACTGAGTCCTGCGACTGGGCAGAGATGTTAATGAGGATGTACCTGCGCTGGGCAGAGAAGAAGGGATTTGAGGCAGAAATCCTTGACCTTCAGGAGAACGAGGAGGCCGGAATAAAGAGCGCAACCATTCTCATAAAGGGAGCTTACGCCTACGGCCTTTTAAGGGCTGAACACGGAACCCACAGGCTCGTAAGGATTTCCCCCTTTGACGCCAACGCAAGACGCCACACTTCCTTCTGTGGAGTTATAGTCGTTCCGGAAATAGACGAGGAGATTGATATTGAGATAAGGGACGAGGACATAAGGGTTGACACCTTTAGGGCTTCTGGAGCAGGAGGACAGCACGTAAATAAGACAGACTCTGCAGTGAGAATTACCCACATTCCGACGGGAATAGTCGTTACATGCCAGAGTGAAAGGTCTCAGATACAGAACCGCCAAAGGGCGATGAAAATCCTGAAGGCTCGCCTTTACGAGTACGAGAGAAGGAAAAGGGAAGAGAAACTGGCAGAGGTAAAAGGTGAGCACAGGGACATTGCTTGGGGTAACCAGATACGCTCTTACGTTTTCCACCCCTACAGGCTCGTTAAGGACCACAGAACCGGAGTGGAAACCTCTAACGTGAACGCAGTTATGGACGGGGATATAGACCAGTTTATTGAAGCTTACCTTAAACAGAAGGCAAGAGCTACTCAGAGTAAATAACTACCCTGTTTTTACCACTCCTTTTGGCCTTGTAGAGAGCCGCATCTGCCCTCTGAACTAAGTCCTTAAAGCTCTCTACAAGGCTATTATCTGCAACCCCTATACTGACGGTTACTTTAACCTTTCCTATTCTCGCCTCTTCTATGGCCTTCCTTATCCTTTCAGCCACCACTACAGC encodes:
- the prfB gene encoding peptide chain release factor 2 (programmed frameshift), which encodes MIERLQELREKVSKLKERYSEIGGIFDIEGMKKRLSEIEEEMSSPDFWNDQKRAQSISMERNRIEGELNTFSTIEQKLEDAEVLLEMAEEENEESLLDEVEETLKQLQKTLDSLEVKTVLSGEFDKNNAIVTIHAGAGGTESCDWAEMLMRMYLRWAEKKGFEAEILDLQENEEAGIKSATILIKGAYAYGLLRAEHGTHRLVRISPFDANARRHTSFCGVIVVPEIDEEIDIEIRDEDIRVDTFRASGAGGQHVNKTDSAVRITHIPTGIVVTCQSERSQIQNRQRAMKILKARLYEYERRKREEKLAEVKGEHRDIAWGNQIRSYVFHPYRLVKDHRTGVETSNVNAVMDGDIDQFIEAYLKQKARATQSK